In Glycine soja cultivar W05 chromosome 10, ASM419377v2, whole genome shotgun sequence, the genomic stretch ATACAAATTGATCGGACGAGGATAGTacgaaaattcaattttttggtgagaaaataatggaataactttttatcctaattacaaaatatttaaaaaatacatctaTATTTTAATATCGGCTAGTCGCATCAATGTCACATATTTCACATCCATGTTATTTACTGGTTATAACAATTATATCATGTCATATATTTCAAATTCACATTATTTACTAGTTACAATAAACTTATAATGtcatgtattttaaatttatatgatcTACTAACTATACTATAACAACAATATTGTGTCATGTATTTTAAATTCACATTATCTATtagttataataaatatatcatgTCATGTATTTCGAATTTACATTATTCCCTAGTTAACTTGCTTATATGTATTATGTATTTtgaattcttataaaatataataataataatataaattatattaagataattaataataaaaaggatattttaataacttttatattACTATGCTTGTGttgtttatttgttagtaaaaaaaaatacacatgataaaaaaaaattcaaatacttatcttatatttttctctttgttcaGTAGTACTACCTAACAAATACAAcctatataagtatataaaaactataacaaaaacaaaatcgaGAATTTATATTTAGAAATAGGCTTAATTATTATCTTAGTCCCTAAATTTGGagagtatttttttagttccttaaaatttaaaaatattttatagtctTGATTTTGACAAATTATTCTTCATAATTTctcacataataaattaatactttatgacatttttttgttatcataaattgatttttattttttagacgttaatatttacattttaaaatcatcacaaaagactaaaaatcagtaaaaaaaatcaatttattatataagagactaaaaacaataatttatcagaatttaaatattatgCGCTGTCATTTAATACAAAAGGATTTTTCTCGTGCAAAATTTCACCATAGTTATCTCACGTTTGAATgtgcaaaaataatatatatatatatatatatatattatttttgcacATTCAAACgtgagataagaaaaaaaatcttcttctactaaacaaattaaaaaaaaatcttttttttcctactttGTTTCTTTTCACTCTCTTAAACAAAGCAAAACTTTATATAACTTTATCCTGCATACACAGTACAaccataaatatgaaaattttcccTTTTCTTGCATAATTTGAAATAACTCACACAGTTGCACATGGCCACATGCTTTTGGCTACAAATTTCAGCTCCCACCAAAGCTATTAAGTACGTTTTGTGAATGAACGATGAAAGATTAATATTACTAGTCCTGCAGTCACACATGCATCTATGAGGACTCATCTGAACTATTAATTCAACTTCAATTGTcattattttcacaaaaatcTCCACAATTGATTGACTCACAAACAATATTTTACCGTGTAAAGAACACCACTGTGTATTCGTGTTGGCAAATGCTAACGTATCttgaagaaatatgaaagaactGCACTACGTTTTTGAAATGAAAACTGCAttgtgttttttgttattttaattttgaagtaCAATTGCTTCATAATTTCAAGAGATTTACCCTTCCTTTGCAATAGATGACAGGAGTGAAGCCCATGGAAAACCTGCATCTGTCACTTTTTTACTGATTGGAGAAACTTTGATCaagttttcaaagaattcaTTGTTAGAAGCTTCTAAAATTGCCAACAATACACCTCACTAATGACATTACTTTCAAATTTAACCGTTAAGGACTATTTTgtaacacttatgcaaagatagaaactattttttatatttcaaaaaaataggaattaatttgcaaaatagatataaaaacAGAGACCAAAATGTCTATTCACTCGccgaaaaaatagataaatctGTGTTTCTAGTTCCCACCGGTTGCAATTCTTGAAATAGACATAAATAAAACCTAAGTCAAGATTGTtagcttaattttatttttttttaaaaagagtaatattctcatattttatctatttttttatttgtacaataaaaactataaacatataaattatctCATAACACaactattaatttcatttttttttgttgtttcacaTTTTTTCCATCAACTAAATCTTGAAAAgtattacaaaatattaaataacaacTAACTAAATACACTTCTGAgatactaaaagaaaattatttttaataataacgcGCCTCTATGATGGAACGCAGTTGCTCCAAGgacttgaatttcaattcaatcttTGTTGACCTCAAAGTTGTCAAAACTGACTTTTAAGATTTTCTCCACGGTTTAGTAGAATCTACTTTATCCCGTGGAATAGTACCTACTTTATcagtttatccttttttttcttaatgtttcgaatcctcctcctcctctgagtaaaaaaaaaaaaaaaacagccaaAAAGTTTCTGttatttaaacattaaaaaaatgttgatactAGAGGTTGTAAGAAAATCCATTTCCAATTCTAAAGTAGTAAGTGATACATCTTGAGTTACAAAGTATTTGTGACTGAACTTGAACTATCTCTTTGAACATTTAACACAATGCGTATTTGTATTTAAACTCAAAATCATtcattaaattagaataatttgcAGGcagttaatttttgtatttagtGATAATGAActctttatatttaataaaaatcaatatgaAATGCAGCCggcataaaaaaaagttaaaaagaacAGGTTGCACATATAAATGTGAACATTGAACATTGATTTTAAAGTTATGGACAAGTTCTGTCCACGAGAGACAATAGGCAAATCATAAGTGTGAACACTGAACACTTGGACTTTGATTTTAAAGTTATGGACAAGTTCTGTCCACGAGAGACAATAGGTAAGTCATAAGTGTGAACACTGAACACTTCCATTATTTCATCCGAAAAAGCTTTCGTACAAATTTCATGAGTTGACGTGGAATACTAATAATGATAAAGAATAAATCGGAATCGCATTTCTTTGTTGACAAACCTTGTTATTATCGAATCGCTGCTTGATCGTTAATGCATTTTTGTGAATCcattactaattataaattaatgttttacacggtcaattattttaaaaccaatataaacataactttttaaataattattataaaattaataatcttacaacatataaataaataataatcaattcAGAGAAATTAaacctattttaaaatttgaagaacaaattcattaatacaaaaatataaaaacattccacattcaaaaaaatataaagattaaaaacatgttttttttctaaaatgtttTACAAAAATCATTATTGGACATCTTGTGGGTGTATACACCTTCGGAGatattgaaagagatgaaaaataaattattaataaaattaatgatagaaaaaaaatgaattatgttAATGGAATGTTTGCAAATTTTTTAGATATTCAAATATCACCCCctctttatttttcaagtagCTAGCTAGTACCGTAGAAGAGAGAACCACCTTGAAACATGTCAGAACGCATATAAAAGAGAAGACGGCGCACACCTCAGCCACTTCGTACGTagattctaattaaattattagtatttctATAATATGTATTTTCCAACGTCAGCAACTAATCATTTTCATCCATAAACggaaaacaaaaactaataccAAAGAGTGCAAGTGGACAAAAAACCATACCCACAGTAATCTATACATTAAACAAGCCAAAAATTACCAGACACCAACTTTGCTCAAAGTTGCATGGCACCGGATCAATGCTACTATTTATATGAAGAAGAGCAAAATAGATTCCTCATTTTCAGCTTCTACCTCCTCTTCTCTTATTTCATGTGCAAAACAACTCACCACCTTTCTTTGCTCTTCTTGCAAACTGCAAGAAGGTAAGTGCTTATTCTCTCTTAAACCTTTGCTACCTTATTAGCATCATATTTGTCTTTGTGGTACCTTGTTGTGGCTCCTTCTAGCTCCTTTCTATATGGGGTATCTGTATCTCTTGCTGCTTCTATGTTTTTCTTCCTTGTTATATGCTGCTTCTGCATTGAACTCTGATGGTTTGGCTTTGTTGTCCCTCTTGAGGGATTGGACTACTGTGCCTAGTGACATAAACTCCACATGGAGGTTGTCTGATTCCACTCCATGCTCATCTTGGGCAGGAGTGCATTGTGATAATGCCAACAATGTGGTTTCTCTAAACCTCACTAGTTATTCGATTTTGGGTCAATTAGGACCTGATCTTGGACGTTTGGTTCACTTGCAAACCATAGACTTATCATATAATGATTTCTTTGGGAAAATCCCCCCAGAATTAGAGAACTGTAGCATGCTTGAGTACTTGAACCTTTCTGTAAACAACTTTAGCGGAGGAATACCTGAGAGCTTCAAAAGCTTGCAAAATTTGAAGCATATATACCTTTTATCTAATCACCTTAATGGTGAAATTCCTGAATCCTTGTTTGAAATTTCTCACCTGGAAGAAGTGGATCTTAGCAGAAACAGTTTAACTGGTTCAATCCCCTTAAGTGTTGGGAATATCACTAAGCTTGTCACTCTGGATCTTTCTTATAATCAGTTGTCAGGGACAATTCCAATATCCATTGGAAATTGTAGTAACTTAGAGAATCTGTATTTGGAAAGGAATCAATTAGAGGGAGTTATTCCTGAGAGTCTAAATAATCTCAAAAATCTTCAAGAGTTATATCTCAATTATAATAACCTTGGAGGTACTGTTCAATTGGGATCTGGATATTGCAAAAAGTTGTCTATTTTGAGTATTTCTTACAATAACTTTAGTGGGGGTATACCATCAAGCTTGGGGAATTGTAGTGGTCTAATAGAGTTTTATGCTTCAGGGAATAACTTAGTTGGCACTATACCATCAACCTTCGGCCTCCTGCCCAACCTTTCTATGTTATTCATTCCGGAGAACCTATTGTCAGGGAAAATACCTCCACAGATTGGTAATTGCAAATCACTGAAAGAGTTGAGTTTGAATTCCAATCAACTTGAAGGAGAAATTCCAAGCGAATTAGGAAACTTGAGTAAATTGCGTGATCTTAGATTGTTTGAAAACCATTTGACAGGAGAAATTCCACTTGGCATATGGAAAATTCAAAGCCTTGAGCAGATCCATATGTACATTAATAACCTCTCGGGCGAGCTACCACTTGAGATGACAGAGCTTAAACATCTTAAGAATGTCTCCTTGTTTAACAACCAGTTCTCCGGAGTCATACCTCAAAGCTTAGGAATCAATAGCAGTTTGGTGGTGTTAgattttatgtataataatttcACTGGTACCCTCCCACCAAATCTTTGTTTTGGAAAGCACCTGGTCAGGCTGAATATGGGTGGCAATCAATTTATTGGCAGCATACCTCCTGATGTAGGAAGGTGTACAACTCTTACAAGGTTGAGACTTGAAGATAATAATTTAACTGGGGCACTTCCTGATTTTGAAACTAATCCAAACCTCTCTTACATgagcatcaacaacaacaatatcaGTGGAGCAATTCCATCAAGTTTGGGAAACTGCACAAATCTCTCTCTTTTAGATTTGTCCATGAACAGCTTGACGGGTCTTGTACCTTCAGAGCTAGGAAACCTTGTGAATCTTCAGACTTTGGATCTTTCTCACAATAACTTGCAAGGTCCTTTGCCACATCAGCTGTCAAACTGTGCCAAAATGATCAAGTTTAATGTCGGATTCAATTCTTTGAATGGTTCGGTTCCTTCAAGTTTTCAGAGCTGGACAACATTAACAACTTTAATTCTCTCAGAGAATCGTTTTAATGGTGGTATTCCAGCTTTCTTGTCAGAATTTAAAAAGCTCAACGAGTTACGACTTGGTGGAAATACGTTTGGAGGAAACATTCCTAGATCAATTGGAGAATTGGTGAATTTGATATATGAGCTAAATTTAAGTGCTAATGGGCTGATAGGTGAACTTCCTAGGGAGATTGGAAACCTGAAGAATCTGCTAAGCCTGGATCTATCTTGGAACAATTTGACAGGAAGTATACAAGTTCTTGATGAGCTCAGTTCATTATCTGAATTCAACATCTCATTTAATTCTTTTGAAGGTCCTGTGCCACAACAGCTAACAACATTACCAAATTCTTCTTTATCATTTTTGGGCAATCCTGGTCTGTGTGACTCGAATTTCACTGTGAGCAGCTATTTACAGCCATGTAGCACAAATTCAAAAAAGTCAAAAAAGCTGAGTAAAGTTGAAGCTGTGATGATAGCACTTGGATCCTTAGTATTTGTTGTTCTGCTGCTGGGGTTAATCTGTATATTCTTTATCAGAAAAATTAAGCAGGAAGCCATAATCATTGAGGAGGATGATTTTCCAACACTTCTTAATGAAGTAATGGAAGCGACAGAAAATCTAAATGATCAATATATTATTGGCAGAGGAGCTCAAGGAGTGGTTTACAAAGCAGCAATAGGTCCAGACAAAATTTTGGCTATAAAGAAATTTGTATTTGCTCATGATGAAGGGAAAAGCTCAAGCATGACCAGAGAAATTCAAACCATTGGAAAGATTAGGCATCGAAATTTGGTCAAATTGGAAGGGTGCTGGTTGAGAGAAAACTATGGTCTAATTGCATACAAATACATGCCAAATGGAAGCCTTCATGGTGCTTTGCATGAGAGGAATCCACCATACTCCTTAGAATGGAATGTCCGGAATAGGATAGCTCTTGGAATTGCTCATGGATTGGCTTATCTCCATTATGACTGTGATCCTGTCATAGTGCACAGAGACATCAAAACCAGCAATATACTTCTAGATTCTGACATGGAGCCTCATATTGCAGATTTTGGTATTTCCAAGCTTTTAGATCAGCCTTCTACCTCAACACAGTCGTCATCTGTTACTGGTACACTTGGATATATAGCACCAGGTAATTCTTATCCACCAGTCCATATGATTTTAActgcatctttttttttttgttacataacaGCGTCTTTTATTCCCAAATCCTCCTAATAACATGTTTAAATGTTGGTATGTTACAGAGAAATCCTATACAACAACAAAGGGTAAGGAATCTGATGTATACAGTTATGGGGTAGTTTTGCTGGAACTGATATCCAGAAAGAAGCCATTGGATGCATCATTTATGGAAGGGACGGATATAGTTAATTGGGCTAGATCTGTCTGGGAGGAAACAGGAGTTATTGACGAAATTGTTGATCCAGAGATGGCtgatgaaatttcaaattctgatgTGATGAAACAAGTTGCCAAGGTGCTTTTGGTGGCTTTGAGATGCACATTAAAGGATCCACGCAAGAGACCTACGATGAGGGATGTTATCAAGCATTTGTAGAGATGCTAAAAAAGATGTTCTAGTTTGCTTAAGGCTTATTTATAACTTGTATAATCATGAAAAAGTTTTATTATGTTTTGCCTCTCTGGTTTTGGTTCTAGTGTACAAAGTTTATGTTCTATTCAATCACATGCATTTATTTGTGTATAGATAgggaaacaaaattatattgagATTGGATGGAGTTCAATATTAAATCGTTCACAGCTGACGATGCATACAAAAACTTGCACATGCTATAAGTCTATAACTATGACTTTGAGTAGTTAATTTTGCTCTAAACTTGGAGTTATAGTTTTGGGAAATTTACTgcaaaagaaatttcaaattaaggTTTTTTCCGGCCCAAACTCAAGGATGGGGGAAAGATACTCTGAGTTCAATGGGAATCAGGTGAATCTTCAATGGTGGTCTTTTGTGTTCTCTGCATCGGAGGGAATGTATGAAGTCAGTGAGAGTTAACGTAAAGCGGCTAAAGATGATACTTTGCATACCTTTTTTAGGCTAAGTTTAAGGCTTTTCTCGGTGTGTGCTTCGCTGTTCTATTGAAGGCAGGTCATGAAGCCGGTGAAGTTTTCGCCGGTGGAGGGACGGTGTGGCTGCGGCGGTTGGGGGGTTCATAACCGGAAGTGGGGTGTCATTTgccctttttcttttgttctgcGATTTGCGTTTTTGGCGGTTTATGATTGccaatatcttaaaaattattaatagtgttttaaatatgaaaagaataaaattttattttaaagattttgttCTCGATGTTCTTAagaaattgattaagaaattaaaacgaaaaaaatatttattatagtataaaaaattataaatagcataattttatgtattttaataaaaaaaccacaattaattttttaacatatctCTTAAGAATATgattgatatttatattttttaaaaggttaGAAACAAATCTTGGGAGGAGAATATGGATACCCAACTTAAAAAATAGTGTATGCTCTATTTGACGGAGATTAATCTctgtaataaatatttcttattaatattatgattaagaaaatttaaataaacaaaggagCCAAAGTGTATTTACTATtttatcctaaaataaaatgtagaGCCAATGAAACATTGAGTCATCAGCAAAAAGTGCAACACTAATTAGGGTTCTCCAGTCCCAGGAGTGAGGAGATTTATGAATTTATCATTCATTAGAAATGGGATCAGTTGATTTCCCTCATTTTCTGCCTTATACAATCATACTGTGATTCCTACATCCATATATGTTATCATGAATTCCTCTGAATCAAGCCAACAACATGTTCTCCCCAATCCAACAACAACCCAACCCTTCATATCAAAATTCAGAAAATTTACAATTCACACACTTTCCTTATTGGTTCTCTTTACAGCAATCTATTTGGGATTCACAAGAACAAACtacttcaaagttcactttttgAAATACTCCCTCACATCACCACCACCCCCTTTTCATGCAATTGGGTCTCTCTTTTCACCCCCCAAACCAGTTTCTTTCCCCTCCCATTGTGTGCTATGGATGGCCCCCTTTCTTTCAGGTGGTGGGTATAGCTCAGAAGGTTGGTCCTATGTTTTGGCCCTTCATGGCCACAGAAAAATGCAATCTTTTAGGTTGGCAATTGAGCACCATGGTGATCTTGAATCTCTTGAGTTTTGGGAGGGTTTGCCACATGATATGAAGAACTTGGCAAGTGAGttgtatcaaaatcaatgtAGAATGAATGAGACAATTGTGATTTGCCACAGTGAACCTGGTGCTTGGTACCCTCCACTGTTTGAAACCTTTCCATGCCCTCCATCTTCTTACCATGATTTCAAGTCTGTGATTGGCAGGACTATGTTTGAGACCGATAGGGTGAACGATGAACACGTGGAGCGCTGTAATAGAATGGACTATGTTTGGGTTCCTACAGAGTTTCACAAGTCTACATTTGTGCAAAGTGGGGTTCATCCTTCCAAGGTGGTGAAGATTGTTCAACCTGTTGATGTGGAGTTCTTTGATCCTGTGAGGTACAAGCCATTGGATCTTGCTTCTAGAGCAAAACTTGTCTTAGGTTCTGGTGTGAGGAAGAGTTTTGTGTTTCTAAGTGTCTTCAAGTGGGAGTATAGAAAAGGGTGGGATGTGTTGTTGAAATCATACTTGAAGGAATTCTCACAGGATGATAGGGTTGCTTTGTACTTGTTAACAAATCCTTATCATACCGACAGGGATTTCGGGAACAAGATATTGGATTTTGTGGAGAGTTCTGATATGGTAGAACCAGTTAGTGGTTGGGCTTCAGTGTATGTGATTGATACCCACATAGCATCGAGGGAGTTTCCGAGAGTTTACAGGGCAGCTGATGCTTTTGTTCTTCCTTCCAGAGGGGAAGGATGGGGGAGACCACTGGTGGAGGCCATGTCAATGGCATTGCCCGTGATTGCGACAAATTGGTCAGGACCAACTGAGTTTTTGACAGAGGATAATAGCTATCCACTGCCTGTGGATAGAATGAGTGAAGTAATAGAAGGTCCATTCAAGGGACACCTTTGGGCTGAACCTTCCGAGGATAAACTTCGGGTTTTTATGAGACAGGTGATGGATAATCTCACTGAGGCTACAGCTAAAGGCAGAAAGGCAAGGGATGACATGATAAGACGGTTCTCGCCTGAGATTGTGGCCGACATTGTTGCAGACCACATACAAAACATACTAGCGCAATGAGGACTGTGTTCTGGTTCTGGTTCTGGTTCTGTTTCCCCACTGCTGTTGTGCTCCAACTTTGTCTTGTGATTCACTAACAAGGAGATTGAGATTGTAAGTGTAAGTATTGTTTATTTTCAGGGAATGATTGAGGAACAGTAACTTAACCTCTGGAAGGTAATGTCTTCGATAGttagttatttttctttctggGAATTTTCACTTAAGGGTTATGCATTTATGGAGGAACACAATACTGTTTCTCATGGAAAATCTTCATCATTATGGAACGATATCTGGCTGTTTAGAAtggattttgatttgataagaTACACTACATTTATGCTTCCTCTTTTGATCtacttgaaagaaaaatataacttCGTCCTTGTGCAAATAATCTGATTTACTGAAGAGTAATGCTAGTGAAACACaacaattatataaaatgattttataattatgtaaaaaatattttctactgTGTGCCCGTCGCACAAGATAAgaagtcaaataaaaaatttgaatcagataataaagtatttattttagtttattgggGTCACAAAAATCATTCActcctttcttttttaagtaatttagatcatttagtaaatatatttaatgttttctttcTATGTACCCACCAAATAGACAACccccaaaaaatgaaaagaactcAAACTGTCTCACATTCATTGATCTATGATACAACCTTTCTAATCAATGATTCTGTGGACAGTTTTGTGTAAAGGTGACACAATTATCCAGCAACCTGCCATTCACTCAGTCCAACCATACATGAATTGTTACCAGTCATCGTTGGTATCAAGGGTTGAAATTGATCAGAAGACCCATCTATTATATCTGCTTCTCTAAAATCTCTAAAGTATTGCACCTAATTCCTCTTTGTTAGTTTAAACACAGGAACATTTCTTTGGGATTAGAAATGCTGCAATTTAATCTGATTTTGCAGTTTGAGATTTGAGTCTgtaataatttgatttgaatcaAGCAATTGTGAAGTATCTCAGTTGATATAGATTAAATTGCAAATTTCAAACAGTAGTCTCGAAGATATTATTGGGACCTTAGTTTTTGATTGTGGTTGTTCCATGTTGCCGTTGTTGAATAATGACTATGATCATGCTGTAGCCAACTAACTGGTTGTTCTGGTACAGGGTAGTAAGGTGCATTA encodes the following:
- the LOC114369322 gene encoding uncharacterized protein LOC114369322 — encoded protein: MNSSESSQQHVLPNPTTTQPFISKFRKFTIHTLSLLVLFTAIYLGFTRTNYFKVHFLKYSLTSPPPPFHAIGSLFSPPKPVSFPSHCVLWMAPFLSGGGYSSEGWSYVLALHGHRKMQSFRLAIEHHGDLESLEFWEGLPHDMKNLASELYQNQCRMNETIVICHSEPGAWYPPLFETFPCPPSSYHDFKSVIGRTMFETDRVNDEHVERCNRMDYVWVPTEFHKSTFVQSGVHPSKVVKIVQPVDVEFFDPVRYKPLDLASRAKLVLGSGVRKSFVFLSVFKWEYRKGWDVLLKSYLKEFSQDDRVALYLLTNPYHTDRDFGNKILDFVESSDMVEPVSGWASVYVIDTHIASREFPRVYRAADAFVLPSRGEGWGRPLVEAMSMALPVIATNWSGPTEFLTEDNSYPLPVDRMSEVIEGPFKGHLWAEPSEDKLRVFMRQVMDNLTEATAKGRKARDDMIRRFSPEIVADIVADHIQNILAQ
- the LOC114369614 gene encoding receptor-like protein kinase, which encodes MGYLYLLLLLCFSSLLYAASALNSDGLALLSLLRDWTTVPSDINSTWRLSDSTPCSSWAGVHCDNANNVVSLNLTSYSILGQLGPDLGRLVHLQTIDLSYNDFFGKIPPELENCSMLEYLNLSVNNFSGGIPESFKSLQNLKHIYLLSNHLNGEIPESLFEISHLEEVDLSRNSLTGSIPLSVGNITKLVTLDLSYNQLSGTIPISIGNCSNLENLYLERNQLEGVIPESLNNLKNLQELYLNYNNLGGTVQLGSGYCKKLSILSISYNNFSGGIPSSLGNCSGLIEFYASGNNLVGTIPSTFGLLPNLSMLFIPENLLSGKIPPQIGNCKSLKELSLNSNQLEGEIPSELGNLSKLRDLRLFENHLTGEIPLGIWKIQSLEQIHMYINNLSGELPLEMTELKHLKNVSLFNNQFSGVIPQSLGINSSLVVLDFMYNNFTGTLPPNLCFGKHLVRLNMGGNQFIGSIPPDVGRCTTLTRLRLEDNNLTGALPDFETNPNLSYMSINNNNISGAIPSSLGNCTNLSLLDLSMNSLTGLVPSELGNLVNLQTLDLSHNNLQGPLPHQLSNCAKMIKFNVGFNSLNGSVPSSFQSWTTLTTLILSENRFNGGIPAFLSEFKKLNELRLGGNTFGGNIPRSIGELVNLIYELNLSANGLIGELPREIGNLKNLLSLDLSWNNLTGSIQVLDELSSLSEFNISFNSFEGPVPQQLTTLPNSSLSFLGNPGLCDSNFTVSSYLQPCSTNSKKSKKLSKVEAVMIALGSLVFVVLLLGLICIFFIRKIKQEAIIIEEDDFPTLLNEVMEATENLNDQYIIGRGAQGVVYKAAIGPDKILAIKKFVFAHDEGKSSSMTREIQTIGKIRHRNLVKLEGCWLRENYGLIAYKYMPNGSLHGALHERNPPYSLEWNVRNRIALGIAHGLAYLHYDCDPVIVHRDIKTSNILLDSDMEPHIADFGISKLLDQPSTSTQSSSVTGTLGYIAPEKSYTTTKGKESDVYSYGVVLLELISRKKPLDASFMEGTDIVNWARSVWEETGVIDEIVDPEMADEISNSDVMKQVAKVLLVALRCTLKDPRKRPTMRDVIKHL